A window from Mya arenaria isolate MELC-2E11 chromosome 9, ASM2691426v1 encodes these proteins:
- the LOC128202930 gene encoding integrin-linked kinase-associated serine/threonine phosphatase 2C-like: MDLFGDLPEPSSKTNRSATTSLYVDVPAQKMDSSQLATSSLYADMPAQKTESRVSAANVQVSGEKRKLDENNSSLEKKQKTLVRHHVKHHLAERQGEREDMQDAHITLTDYSSMFTALHPSIYRLSLYGVFDGHGGVRASRFASKNLHKNLRDKFPKGDVTAVEKDIRKALLEAFKKTDEDFLREAGKAKPAWKDGTTVILLLIINETMYIANIGDSQAVLCRYKEETNSCTAVSLSVPHNPSIYEERMRIQKQGGNVKDGRVMGVLEVSRSIGDGQYKKLGVTCTPDVKKCQLTDNDRYVILACDGLWKCFEPKDSIEYVNKILGDTKDIVNKSSKRSEKFDTACNKLANEAVLRFSGDNVTVLILALTHSETGTT, translated from the exons ATGGATTTATTTGGGGATTTGCCCGAACCAA GTTCAAAGACGAACAGGAGTGCAACCACTTCCTTGTATGTTGATGTGCCAGCACAGAAGATGGACTCAAGTCAGTTAGCGACCTCTTCCTTGTATGCTGATATGCCAGCCCAGAAGACGGAATCGAGGGTGTCAGCAGCCAATGTACAGGTGTCTGGGGAGAAAAGAAAACTGGATGAGAATAATAGCAGTTtggaaaagaaacaaaaaaccTTGG TGCGGCACCATGTTAAGCATCATCTAGCTGAGAGACAGGGAGAGAGGGAAGATATGCAGGACGCCCACATCACACTCACCGACTACTCCTCTATGTTCACAGCTCTACACCCATCCAT ATATCGACTTTCCCTCTATGGCGTATTTGATGGTCATGGCGGAGTGAGAGCTTCTAGGTTTGCATCCAAgaatttgcataaaaatctgcgaGATAAATTCCCCAAGG GTGATGTCACTGCAGTGGAGAAGGATATCAGAAAGGCTCTCCTTGAAGCCTTTAAGAAGACTGATGAGGACTTTCTGCGGGAAGCAGGCAAGGC GAAACCGGCCTGGAAGGACGGGACTACAGTCATCTTGCTTCTCATTATCAATGAAACCATGTACATAGCCAACATTGGGGACAGCCAG GCAGTTCTGTGTCGATATAAAGAAGAGACAAATAGCTGTACAGCCGTGTCGCTGAGTGTCCCCCACAACCCCTCAATATATGAAGAGAGAATGAGAATACAGAAACAAGGAGGAAATGTTAA AGATGGACGTGTAATGGGGGTACTGGAGGTATCAAGGTCAATCGGAGATGGACAGTACAAGAAACTGGGTGTCACATGTACCCCTGACGTAAAGAAATGCCAGCTCACCGACAACGACAG GTATGTGATCCTTGCATGTGATGGTCTATGGAAATGTTTTGAGCCAAAAGACAGCATTGAGTATGTCAACAAAATTCTAGGG GACACCAAGGATATAGTGAACAAGTCATCAAAACGCTCGGAGAAGTTCGATACAGCATGTAACAAACTAGCCAATGAAGCTGTATTAAGATTCAGTGGCGACAATGTGACAGTCCTTATTCTGGCATTGACTCACAGCGAGACTGGGACAACTTAG